One Oncorhynchus masou masou isolate Uvic2021 chromosome 18, UVic_Omas_1.1, whole genome shotgun sequence DNA window includes the following coding sequences:
- the LOC135504256 gene encoding monocarboxylate transporter 2-like, which translates to MPPVATTNLGYTPPDGGWGWAVVFGAFISIGFSYAFPKSLTIYFKEIQMYFSVSYSEIAWVSSIMLAAMYAGGPVSSILVNRYGCRTVVIIGGLMVGASMVAASFGTTIIHLYLLVGVIGGFGLSFNLQPSLTIIGKYFQVKRPMANGLAMAGSPVFLSTLAPLNQFLFDNFGWRGAFMILGAIVMNCCVAGALMRPVNMKTVQKHPVTASKGTTAKKAGSTENNANPEAGDLLTETEQKQKIGGCADKLMDLSLFKHRGFNIYLIGNVVMFFGFFAPVVFLPSYAKGIGIDNYQAAFLLSIFAFVDMFARPGTGLIANTKWIRPRIQYFFSFSVAYNGVCHLLCPFLAVYLGYAGLVVYAVFFGVAFGMVCALLFEVLMDLVGAQRFSSAVGLVTILECGPVLLGPPISGFLVDVFDDYKYMYWACGAMMLAPGIFLFIMNYFNYKQLDQEVRERQSGAIGMQSVKQSVAEEAEARKMELKMTKDEEMAEGTGD; encoded by the exons ATGCCCCCTGTGGCCACAACTAACCTGGGGTACACCCCACCAGATggaggctggggctgggctgtGGTCTTTGGCGCCTTCATTTCCATCGGGTTCTCCTATGCCTTTCCCAAATCTCTCACCATCTACTTCAAGGAGATTCAGATGTACTTCAGTGTCTCCTACAGTGAGATTGCATGGGTGTCCTCAATCATGCTGGCTGCCATGTACGCAGGAG GTCCAGTGAGCAGTATACTGGTCAACCGCTATGGTTGCCGAACTGTGGTTATCATTGGTGGGCTCATGGTTGGGGCGTCTATGGTTGCTGCTTCCTTTGGCACTACGATTATACATCTGTATTTATTAGTTGGAGTCATTGGAG GTTTTGGCCTCTCTTTCAACCTACAGCCTTCCCTTACAATCATAGGAAAGTACTTCCAGGTGAAAAGGCCAATGGCAAACGGCCTGGCCATGGCAGGAAGCCCAGTATTCCTCTCCACTCTGGCTCCACTCAATCAGTTCCTGTTTGATAACTTTGGATGGAGGGGAGCCTTTATGATCCTGGGAGCTATAGTGATGAACTGCTGCGTTGCTGGGGCCCTGATGAGACCCGTTAACATGAAAACAGTCCAAAAACATCCTGTCACAGCCTCCAAAGGAACAACTGCCAAGAAGGCTGGGTCCACTGAGAACAACGCTAACCCTGAGGCAGGGGACCTTCTAACTGAAACAGAGCAGAAGCAGAAGATAGGTGGCTGTGCAGACAAATtaatggatctctctctctttaaacaCAGAGGCTTCAACATCTACCTCATAGGCAATGTGGTCATGTTTTTTGGCTTCTTTGCTCCAGTGGTCTTTCTCCCCTCATATGCCAAAGGTATTGGGATTGATAACTACCAGGCCgctttccttctctccatctttgCCTTCGTGGACATGTTTGCCAGGCCAGGGACCGGCCTCATTGCCAACACCAAATGGATTAGACCCAGGATCCAGTACTTCTTCAGTTTCTCTGTGGCGTACAACGGTGTGTGTCACCTCCTCTGCCCGTTCCTTGCGGTATACCTGGGGTACGCAGGCCTGGTGGTTTATGCTGTATTCTTTGGTGTGGCGTTTGGGATGGTGTGTGCTCTGCTCTTTGAGGTCCTGATGGATCTGGTGGGAGCACAGCGGTTCTCAAGCGCTGTAGGACTGGTCACCATCCTCGAGTGTGGCCCTGTGCTTCTGGGTCCCCCAATTTCAG GGTTTTTGGTGGATGTCTTTGACGACTACAAATACATGTATTGGGCATGTGGTGCCATGATGCTGGCACCTGGCATTTTTCTCTTCATCATGAACTACTTCAATTACAAACAACTGGAccaggaggtgagggagagacagagtggagcCATTGGGATGCAGTCTGTTAAGCAGTCTGTAGCGGAGGAGGCAGAAGCAAGGAAGATGGAGCTGAAAATGACTAAGGATGAGGAAATGGCAGAAGGGACAGGGGACTAA